Proteins co-encoded in one Haloarcula sp. DT43 genomic window:
- a CDS encoding HalX domain-containing protein — protein MENRVETREATVLIVDDEPDIADLYSTWLLTAHDVRTAYSGSEALRMTDESVDIVFLDRQMPELSGDDVLDSIADRDIDPAVVMVTAVDPDFDIVEMPFDEYLTKPVSREELLDTVSEMLVRSTYDDRVQEYFAVASKKATLETQKDTLQLEASDEYRTVSERVEELRQTADATAAEIDDFEAVFRQFPGSGLS, from the coding sequence ATGGAAAATCGTGTCGAAACGAGGGAGGCAACGGTGCTGATAGTCGACGACGAGCCAGATATCGCGGACCTGTATTCGACGTGGCTGCTGACTGCCCACGACGTCCGGACCGCATACAGCGGTTCGGAGGCGCTTCGGATGACCGACGAGTCCGTCGACATCGTCTTTCTGGACCGCCAGATGCCCGAGCTGAGCGGCGACGACGTACTCGATTCTATCGCGGACCGGGACATCGACCCGGCGGTGGTGATGGTGACGGCCGTCGACCCGGACTTCGACATCGTCGAGATGCCCTTCGACGAGTACCTGACCAAACCGGTCAGCCGCGAGGAGCTCCTCGACACCGTCTCCGAGATGCTCGTCCGGAGTACGTACGACGACCGGGTCCAGGAGTACTTCGCGGTGGCCTCGAAGAAGGCGACGCTGGAGACTCAGAAGGACACGCTGCAACTCGAAGCCAGCGACGAGTACCGGACGGTCAGCGAGCGGGTGGAGGAACTCCGGCAGACAGCCGACGCCACGGCCGCTGAGATAGACGACTTCGAAGCCGTGTTCCGGCAGTTCCCCGGCAGCGGACTCTCGTAA
- a CDS encoding DUF7115 domain-containing protein, producing the protein MEIPDLVQQELGDEEIRGGVNLGDEDAACFTPTRTLVYRGEGLLSDEKVASYPHDFERLTVSEGRRKTKFSLVYTGEKLELSVPGSRGDAVLERLLEGKLTVSGGIDDDESISGVFRFSELTLVVTDRQLLKHIGNVTWDADYEAFSFDDVTGLEFEEGSVATAVVLSFNERPERIKAPSEQAPTVRKTLEETLFAYHEVGSLAELNAEVGADPEEGADDAGSGFGLESGIDPLVSNDSASDAEAESANAQAAAAPTGEQGTTAEATAETESSGSVGIDADTDAAANADVADLEAQVAELTAAVEAQNEQLRKQERTIKQLIKELRQGR; encoded by the coding sequence ATGGAGATACCAGACCTCGTCCAGCAGGAACTCGGGGACGAGGAGATTCGGGGCGGTGTCAACCTCGGCGACGAAGACGCGGCCTGTTTCACACCGACCCGGACGCTCGTCTACCGCGGCGAGGGCCTTCTCAGCGACGAGAAGGTCGCCAGCTACCCGCACGACTTCGAACGGCTCACCGTCTCGGAAGGGCGACGCAAGACCAAGTTCTCGCTCGTCTACACCGGCGAGAAGCTCGAACTGTCAGTTCCCGGTAGCCGCGGCGACGCCGTCCTCGAACGGCTCCTCGAAGGGAAACTCACCGTCTCGGGCGGCATCGACGACGACGAGAGCATCAGCGGCGTGTTCCGGTTCAGCGAACTCACGCTGGTCGTCACCGACCGCCAACTGCTCAAACACATCGGCAACGTCACTTGGGACGCCGACTACGAGGCCTTCTCCTTCGACGACGTGACCGGCCTGGAGTTCGAGGAGGGCAGCGTCGCGACGGCCGTCGTGCTCTCGTTCAACGAGCGTCCGGAACGCATCAAGGCACCGTCCGAGCAGGCACCGACGGTCCGGAAGACGCTCGAAGAGACCCTCTTCGCGTACCACGAGGTTGGGTCGCTCGCCGAACTCAACGCCGAAGTCGGCGCGGACCCGGAGGAAGGAGCCGACGACGCCGGGAGCGGTTTCGGCCTCGAATCCGGTATCGACCCGCTCGTGAGCAACGATTCGGCGAGCGACGCCGAGGCCGAAAGCGCCAACGCGCAGGCCGCAGCCGCACCGACCGGCGAGCAGGGTACGACCGCCGAGGCGACGGCCGAGACCGAGTCCAGCGGTTCCGTCGGGATAGACGCCGACACGGACGCCGCCGCGAACGCCGACGTCGCCGACCTCGAAGCGCAGGTCGCCGAACTGACCGCCGCCGTCGAGGCGCAGAACGAACAGCTCCGGAAACAGGAGCGCACCATCAAACAGCTCATCAAGGAACTCCGACAGGGCCGCTGA
- a CDS encoding DUF5830 family protein, whose translation MPEQDRDPVELGVELLAHLEHGELSVADALDRIETVTTNPQVQREILDTAVMRGLIEREDGVVRPRSQGSYVNFDSDVVVREGEFSCQRCGASIGTGHFVQFDGGELGPFGSTCIRKVLGRE comes from the coding sequence GTGCCCGAGCAGGACCGCGACCCGGTCGAACTCGGCGTCGAACTGCTGGCCCACCTCGAACACGGGGAGCTGTCCGTCGCCGACGCCCTCGACCGCATCGAGACGGTGACGACCAACCCACAGGTCCAGCGCGAGATACTCGATACCGCGGTGATGCGCGGGCTCATCGAACGCGAGGACGGCGTCGTCCGCCCGCGGTCACAGGGGTCGTACGTGAACTTCGACAGCGACGTGGTCGTCCGCGAGGGCGAGTTCTCGTGTCAGCGATGCGGGGCGAGTATCGGCACGGGCCACTTCGTCCAGTTCGACGGCGGCGAACTGGGGCCGTTCGGGTCGACGTGCATTCGGAAAGTGCTGGGGCGGGAGTAG
- a CDS encoding TVP38/TMEM64 family protein produces the protein MDRLAKRQLVGTAGLVAVVALVTTLFTPERVVARTMHLADHPVYLAGVIVGLYLVRPFFAWPTMPLSAFVGFVLGIEYGFPVALMGALVTCLIPYRFALRAGEQGGMFGWLGDSGRRIIEVTGETRGVLAARLSPVPADPVSYGAGFARVSPRSFAVGTFLGEIPWVAVEVTAGASLRSLTLTGLTIDALPHVLLFSAALAVLVLAGPAYRHVSSPDSS, from the coding sequence ATGGACCGCCTCGCGAAGCGACAGCTGGTCGGGACCGCCGGGCTGGTGGCAGTCGTCGCTCTCGTGACGACGCTGTTCACGCCCGAGCGGGTGGTCGCCCGGACGATGCACCTAGCGGACCACCCCGTCTACCTCGCCGGCGTCATCGTGGGGCTGTACCTGGTCCGGCCGTTCTTCGCGTGGCCGACGATGCCGCTGTCCGCGTTCGTCGGCTTCGTCCTCGGCATCGAGTACGGGTTCCCCGTCGCGCTGATGGGCGCGCTCGTCACCTGCCTCATCCCCTACCGGTTCGCGCTCCGGGCCGGCGAACAGGGCGGGATGTTCGGCTGGCTGGGCGACTCCGGCCGGCGAATCATCGAGGTGACCGGCGAGACGCGCGGCGTCCTGGCCGCGCGGCTCTCGCCCGTCCCCGCCGACCCGGTGTCCTACGGGGCCGGGTTCGCCCGCGTCTCGCCCCGGTCGTTCGCCGTCGGCACCTTCCTCGGCGAGATTCCGTGGGTCGCCGTCGAGGTCACCGCGGGGGCGTCGCTGCGGTCGCTGACACTGACTGGCCTCACTATCGACGCGCTCCCGCACGTCCTGCTGTTCTCCGCGGCGCTGGCCGTGCTGGTGCTCGCGGGCCCGGCCTACCGCCACGTCAGCTCACCGGACTCGTCGTGA
- a CDS encoding PAS domain S-box protein — protein MSSQGDEISVLHVDDDPDLGDLVAVHLERISDDISVCTERSAADGLDRLSERAFDCVVSDHDMPTMDGLEFLKIVREEYGELPFILFTGKGNEGIASDAISAGVTEYLQKGVGTDQYTVLANRIERAVGERRAKTALEESERMLSTLISNLPGMVYRARNEPDWPMQFVSDGAAELVGYSSAALESGEVSWGTLIKESETERLWKTVQTCIDAGEPFEVTYRVETADGEDRWMWERGRVVDTDDDGVELLEGFITDVTAREERERELADQRAFTEKLIDSVDDVFYVVGPDGSLVRWNDTVPSVTGYTDTELASMGVDDLIADDDREKLWQVFEETIETGYGTVEAGVEAADGETLQYEFRGTRIDDERGDLYGIAGIGRDITDRKRRERALREYRTLVENVGDPMYVLDTGGRIEMVNEAMAVHLGYDRSEIVGSDPARFMPESDVEAATEHIRDVLADDERTWAVFEMRTVSADGTVRVNEDRVAPLFDGDGNFDGTVGVLRDTTERKQRERELERYETIIEAVGDPVYTLDDEGVFTYVNEAAERLTGFEPDALVGEHISTIMTGGDIDRGSELIRAMLSDPSRRNATFETDIVDQSGDNTPIEIHIALLPAPDGEFNGTAGVIRDISDRKQRERQLAEFASVVSHDLRNPLNVVKGRISVAQASGDVSHLDAAASAADRMDDLINDLLTLARQGETVGETATVDLAALAGQAWADVETGEATLEKRGTATVEADAARLRTVFENLFRNSVEHGDTSSRTGADGSMDHGPPAGDAAPITVSVGTTDDGFYVADDGAGIPPAERQNVFERGYTTSDTGTGFGLAIVIEVAQAHGWSVSVTESDAGGARFEFTTSPVS, from the coding sequence ATGAGTAGCCAGGGGGACGAAATCTCGGTGCTACACGTCGACGACGACCCCGACCTCGGCGACCTCGTTGCGGTCCATCTGGAGCGAATCAGTGACGACATCTCCGTCTGTACCGAGCGAAGCGCGGCCGACGGATTAGACCGGCTGTCAGAGCGCGCGTTCGACTGTGTCGTCAGCGACCACGACATGCCCACCATGGACGGGCTGGAGTTTCTGAAGATCGTCCGTGAGGAGTACGGGGAGTTACCGTTCATCCTCTTTACCGGCAAAGGCAACGAGGGAATTGCGAGCGACGCAATCTCCGCCGGCGTCACCGAGTACCTCCAGAAGGGAGTCGGGACGGACCAGTACACCGTGCTGGCGAACCGCATCGAGCGGGCCGTCGGGGAGCGGCGGGCCAAGACGGCCCTCGAAGAGTCCGAGCGGATGCTGTCGACGCTCATCTCGAACCTACCGGGGATGGTGTACCGCGCGCGGAACGAACCCGACTGGCCGATGCAGTTCGTCAGCGACGGGGCGGCAGAACTCGTGGGCTACAGTTCGGCGGCGCTCGAAAGCGGCGAGGTGTCCTGGGGGACGCTCATCAAAGAGTCCGAGACGGAGCGGCTCTGGAAGACGGTCCAGACGTGTATCGACGCCGGCGAGCCCTTCGAAGTCACCTACCGGGTGGAGACGGCCGACGGGGAGGACCGCTGGATGTGGGAGCGGGGCCGCGTCGTCGACACCGACGACGACGGCGTCGAACTCCTCGAAGGGTTCATCACCGACGTGACCGCGCGGGAGGAGCGCGAGCGGGAACTGGCCGACCAGCGGGCGTTCACCGAGAAGCTCATCGACTCCGTCGACGACGTGTTCTACGTCGTCGGCCCGGACGGCAGCCTGGTCCGGTGGAACGACACCGTCCCCTCGGTGACCGGCTACACCGACACGGAGCTGGCGTCGATGGGCGTCGACGACCTCATCGCGGACGACGACCGCGAGAAACTGTGGCAGGTGTTCGAGGAGACTATCGAGACCGGGTACGGGACCGTCGAGGCGGGTGTCGAGGCGGCCGACGGCGAGACGCTCCAGTACGAGTTCCGAGGGACGCGCATCGACGACGAGCGCGGCGACCTGTACGGTATCGCCGGTATCGGCCGCGACATCACCGACCGGAAGCGTCGGGAGCGGGCGCTCAGGGAGTACCGGACGCTGGTGGAGAACGTCGGGGACCCGATGTACGTCCTCGATACCGGCGGGCGAATAGAGATGGTCAACGAAGCCATGGCCGTCCATTTGGGGTACGACCGCTCGGAGATAGTCGGCTCGGACCCCGCCCGGTTCATGCCGGAGTCGGACGTGGAAGCGGCGACCGAACACATCCGCGACGTGCTCGCAGACGACGAGCGGACGTGGGCCGTATTCGAGATGCGGACGGTGTCGGCTGACGGGACGGTCCGGGTCAACGAGGACAGGGTCGCGCCGCTGTTCGACGGGGACGGGAACTTCGACGGGACCGTCGGCGTGCTCCGGGACACGACCGAGCGCAAGCAGCGCGAGCGGGAACTCGAACGCTACGAGACGATAATCGAGGCTGTCGGCGACCCGGTGTACACGCTCGACGACGAGGGCGTGTTCACCTACGTGAACGAAGCGGCGGAACGACTGACGGGGTTCGAGCCGGACGCGCTCGTCGGCGAGCACATCTCGACTATCATGACCGGCGGGGACATCGACCGCGGCAGCGAACTCATCCGGGCGATGCTGTCCGACCCGAGCCGCCGGAACGCGACCTTCGAGACGGACATCGTCGACCAGTCCGGCGACAACACCCCTATCGAAATCCACATCGCGTTGCTGCCGGCCCCGGACGGGGAGTTCAACGGCACGGCGGGCGTCATCCGCGACATCAGCGACCGGAAACAGCGGGAGCGACAGCTCGCGGAGTTCGCCTCCGTCGTGAGTCACGACCTCCGGAACCCCCTGAACGTGGTCAAAGGGCGGATTTCGGTCGCCCAGGCGTCGGGCGACGTGTCACACCTCGACGCGGCGGCGTCGGCGGCCGACCGGATGGACGACCTCATCAACGACCTGCTGACCCTCGCCAGGCAGGGCGAGACGGTCGGCGAGACGGCGACGGTGGACCTCGCCGCGCTCGCGGGCCAGGCCTGGGCCGACGTCGAAACCGGCGAGGCTACGCTCGAAAAACGCGGGACTGCGACGGTCGAAGCCGACGCGGCGCGGCTCCGGACGGTGTTCGAGAACCTGTTCCGGAACAGCGTGGAGCATGGTGACACGAGCAGTCGGACAGGGGCCGACGGCAGCATGGACCACGGGCCCCCAGCGGGCGACGCCGCGCCGATAACCGTCTCCGTCGGCACGACGGACGACGGCTTTTACGTCGCCGACGACGGGGCCGGAATCCCGCCGGCGGAGCGACAGAACGTGTTCGAGCGCGGCTACACCACGAGCGACACGGGGACCGGCTTCGGGCTGGCAATCGTCATCGAGGTTGCGCAGGCCCACGGCTGGTCGGTGTCGGTGACCGAGAGCGACGCCGGCGGCGCGCGGTTCGAGTTCACGACGAGTCCGGTGAGCTGA
- a CDS encoding HVO_2523 family zinc finger protein: MDEQPGGRPCPRCDRAMYHRHCKYVCPEHGVVYDCADTFY, encoded by the coding sequence ATGGACGAGCAGCCCGGTGGTCGGCCCTGCCCGCGCTGTGACCGCGCGATGTACCACCGCCACTGCAAGTACGTCTGTCCGGAGCACGGCGTCGTGTACGACTGTGCGGACACGTTCTACTGA
- a CDS encoding sulfite oxidase, translating into MTDDLLETPGGRLLVSAAAAVAGLAGSYAVTGYAPSFIASPIERALARAMPGIVVSTAISTLGSLGQQLNLLLAIALAGLFIALAARAAILTGQLANNRALPTVGTAVVTWGIGVVLTGEVALAAGPAVAAAAVVALAQTLDGFGTTTTPISSKRRRALSTVGAAVGAATLGYVAGNQRTVIATGDDAPALTAPGADLADVEEKLAVAADYSLELDDIDPLVSESFYEVDINSIDPELSAGDWSLSITGAVEEEVTLDYADLQQMDAENRFVTLRCVGERLNGYKTDTALWTGVPVDSLLEEAGVQSGCECVMLRAADDYYEEFPIDALRGGLLAYGMNGTVLPRGHGYPVRALVPGHWGEVNVKWLSEIEVLDREAEGYWEQRGWQGTGPVNPVAKLHHESTRPDGRRRVGGHAYAGLRGVERVEVSTDGGETWADATLSDRLPAASGDGPAEDAWRQWEYTYDPPAGGHTVVVRMVDRRGEVQPEAETDAYPSGASGWVSKQYS; encoded by the coding sequence ATGACCGACGACCTCCTCGAAACGCCCGGCGGTCGGCTGCTCGTCAGCGCCGCCGCCGCCGTCGCGGGCCTGGCGGGGTCCTACGCGGTGACCGGCTACGCCCCGTCGTTCATCGCCTCGCCCATCGAGCGGGCGCTCGCCCGGGCGATGCCCGGTATCGTCGTCTCGACCGCCATCTCGACGCTCGGCAGCCTCGGCCAGCAGCTGAACCTCCTGCTCGCTATCGCCCTCGCGGGGCTGTTCATCGCGCTGGCGGCCCGGGCAGCCATCCTCACCGGCCAGCTGGCGAACAACCGAGCCCTCCCGACGGTCGGAACGGCCGTCGTGACCTGGGGCATCGGTGTCGTGCTCACCGGCGAGGTCGCTCTCGCCGCCGGTCCGGCGGTTGCCGCCGCTGCCGTCGTCGCCCTCGCACAGACCCTGGACGGCTTCGGCACTACGACGACGCCTATCTCCTCGAAGCGACGGCGGGCGCTGTCGACGGTCGGTGCGGCCGTCGGCGCGGCGACGCTCGGCTACGTGGCCGGGAACCAGCGGACGGTCATCGCGACGGGGGACGACGCGCCGGCACTCACTGCGCCGGGGGCCGACCTCGCCGACGTCGAGGAGAAGCTCGCCGTCGCAGCCGACTACTCCCTGGAACTGGACGACATCGACCCGCTGGTCAGCGAGAGCTTCTACGAGGTCGACATCAACTCCATCGACCCGGAGCTGTCGGCCGGCGACTGGTCGCTCTCTATCACCGGTGCCGTCGAGGAGGAAGTCACGCTGGACTACGCGGACCTCCAGCAGATGGACGCCGAAAACCGGTTCGTCACGCTCCGGTGCGTCGGCGAGCGGCTCAACGGCTACAAGACCGATACCGCGCTGTGGACCGGCGTGCCCGTCGACAGCCTCCTCGAAGAAGCCGGCGTCCAGAGTGGTTGTGAGTGCGTGATGCTCCGGGCCGCGGACGACTACTACGAGGAGTTCCCCATCGACGCGCTCCGGGGCGGCCTGCTCGCTTACGGTATGAACGGGACGGTCCTCCCCCGCGGCCACGGCTACCCCGTCCGGGCGCTGGTCCCCGGCCACTGGGGCGAGGTCAACGTCAAGTGGCTCTCGGAAATCGAAGTCCTCGACCGGGAGGCCGAAGGCTATTGGGAGCAACGCGGCTGGCAGGGGACCGGCCCAGTCAATCCGGTCGCCAAACTCCACCACGAATCGACGCGTCCCGACGGCCGCCGGCGCGTCGGCGGCCACGCCTACGCCGGCCTGCGCGGCGTCGAGCGCGTCGAGGTCTCGACCGACGGCGGCGAGACGTGGGCCGACGCGACGCTGTCGGACCGACTGCCGGCCGCCAGCGGCGACGGCCCCGCCGAGGACGCGTGGCGACAGTGGGAGTACACCTACGACCCGCCCGCGGGCGGCCACACCGTCGTCGTCCGGATGGTCGACCGGCGCGGCGAGGTACAGCCCGAAGCAGAGACCGACGCCTATCCCAGCGGTGCCTCGGGCTGGGTGTCCAAGCAGTACTCGTAG
- a CDS encoding DUF7534 family protein, translating into MGSSPLIQFAVTVAAAAVVSVPLAALLTPPDPYTQLLAVGLLLAVTLPVAYYLSYGGGYASLGAWVER; encoded by the coding sequence ATGGGCAGTTCGCCGCTGATACAGTTCGCGGTGACGGTCGCGGCGGCAGCCGTCGTGAGCGTTCCGCTCGCGGCCCTCCTCACACCGCCGGACCCGTACACGCAGCTACTCGCCGTGGGGCTCCTGCTGGCGGTGACGCTCCCGGTGGCGTACTATCTCAGTTACGGGGGCGGCTACGCGTCGCTCGGAGCGTGGGTCGAGCGGTGA
- a CDS encoding DUF7526 family protein → MDETIAGEVIHVVPPADHEDYDFEPEMASLAESRYVIVCRKGGTPSWLERLVAFFRRQPIEPVTLVADSAAEEGTEITAAVEETTIAGVYDVTEFR, encoded by the coding sequence ATGGACGAGACGATTGCAGGCGAGGTCATCCACGTCGTCCCGCCGGCCGACCACGAGGACTACGACTTCGAGCCCGAGATGGCGTCGCTCGCCGAGTCGCGCTACGTCATCGTCTGCCGAAAGGGCGGGACGCCGTCGTGGCTCGAACGGCTGGTCGCGTTCTTCCGCCGCCAGCCTATCGAGCCGGTGACGCTCGTCGCCGACTCCGCGGCCGAGGAGGGCACGGAAATCACGGCGGCCGTCGAGGAGACGACGATTGCCGGCGTGTACGACGTGACCGAGTTCCGGTAG
- a CDS encoding adenosylcobalamin-dependent ribonucleoside-diphosphate reductase gives MSNSDLSADEITLPIKRTDGDTIEERLTGNAYHNILPARYLRKDANGDLIEEPEDLFERVAKNIALAEAVFEADKQDADVHVSPDQLKPDHPRRDELADEVFGKGTSVDDDVETELSVYNVNKFAYETVVPELPESVRDHVESTADAFQEQMEQLSFMPNSPTLMNAGDELQQLSACFVDSPGDDIDDIHQTAKEAAQVFQSGGGMGYAFWKLRPYGDPVGSTGGIASGPITFMRTYDQMCETIAQGGARRGAQMGVMRVSHPDVIQFIHAKNKDVSLAETLRLNDPDDFTHNSFAEALEEARDLIDEDGKVPKHLRNAVEGHLSNFNISVGITDDFMDALQNGEEFTFTNPRTEEPHVATEQTEELYEMFDLGEYVEAGEVLSIPAEKLWERIVQGAHENGEPGVIYLERVNKQHSFDVEEHPEHEILATNPCGEQPLEEYEACNLGHINLSTLAAEDAPDWRVWSEAHADEYDSTEAAIDAFLEDAIDWDEFDQRIELGTRFLENVVTMSDFPVEKIEQKVREMRKIGLGIMGLAQLYIQLGVAYGTEEANEIARQTMRHINHGSKATSHELAEDRGVFEEWDNSKYANPTEYREWFEKQTGEDADDWADGYPIRNHNTTTIAPTGTTSMIGNTTGGCEPIYNVAYYKNVSDDVQGDEMLVEFDDYFLRALEDNDIDVEAVKQEAQEQMANNAFDGVDGLTTVPDAIGELFVTTGDLSAKEHAGIQVACQEGVDSAISKTVNAPNDSTIEDAAEVFEYIYDHGGKGVTYYRDGTRSKQVLTTRAQNTEFADMDADEIVAQIEEVFGGIEGFLEDDAVQAALDDSVEEILSVADGDADAEFAKKQTRPDVLHGVTQRIDTGYGKLYVNINEDPEADRPFELFANIGNSGGFTASFTEALAKTISTALRSGVDPEEIADELQGIRSPKVAWDKGEQIQSIPDAIGTALRRYLDGDVDKAYPDQTTLEETAEKAEEGETGPATQTQTDGGAAAAADAGGDQQDIIDAGESPECPDCGSLSLYYSEGCKTCESCGWSEC, from the coding sequence ATGAGTAACAGCGACCTCTCCGCCGACGAGATTACGCTGCCGATCAAACGTACTGACGGTGACACTATCGAAGAGCGGCTCACAGGCAACGCCTACCACAACATTCTCCCGGCCCGGTACCTCCGGAAGGATGCCAACGGCGACCTCATCGAAGAGCCCGAGGACCTCTTCGAGCGGGTCGCGAAGAACATCGCGCTCGCCGAGGCCGTCTTCGAGGCCGACAAGCAGGACGCCGATGTACACGTCTCGCCCGACCAGCTGAAGCCCGACCACCCGCGGCGGGACGAGCTCGCCGACGAGGTGTTCGGCAAGGGAACGTCGGTCGACGACGACGTCGAGACCGAACTCTCCGTCTACAACGTCAACAAGTTCGCCTACGAGACGGTCGTCCCGGAACTGCCCGAAAGCGTCCGCGACCACGTCGAGTCGACCGCCGACGCCTTCCAGGAGCAGATGGAACAGCTCTCCTTCATGCCGAACTCGCCGACGCTGATGAACGCCGGCGACGAACTCCAGCAACTCTCGGCCTGTTTCGTCGACTCGCCCGGCGACGACATCGACGACATCCACCAGACCGCCAAGGAGGCCGCGCAGGTCTTCCAGTCCGGCGGCGGCATGGGCTACGCGTTCTGGAAACTGCGCCCGTACGGCGACCCCGTCGGCTCGACCGGCGGCATCGCCTCCGGCCCCATCACGTTCATGCGGACCTACGACCAGATGTGCGAGACCATCGCACAGGGCGGAGCCCGCCGCGGCGCACAGATGGGCGTCATGCGCGTCTCTCACCCCGACGTCATCCAGTTCATCCACGCCAAGAACAAGGACGTCTCGCTGGCCGAGACGCTGCGCCTGAACGACCCCGACGACTTCACGCACAACTCCTTCGCCGAGGCCCTGGAAGAGGCCCGCGACCTCATCGACGAGGACGGCAAAGTCCCGAAGCACCTCCGTAACGCCGTCGAGGGCCACCTCTCGAATTTCAACATCTCCGTCGGCATCACCGACGACTTCATGGACGCGCTCCAGAACGGCGAGGAGTTCACGTTCACGAACCCCCGAACCGAGGAGCCACACGTCGCCACCGAACAGACCGAGGAGCTGTACGAGATGTTCGACCTCGGCGAGTACGTCGAGGCCGGCGAAGTGCTCTCCATCCCCGCGGAGAAGCTCTGGGAACGAATCGTCCAGGGCGCACACGAAAACGGCGAGCCCGGCGTCATCTACCTCGAACGGGTGAACAAACAGCACTCCTTCGACGTGGAGGAACACCCCGAACACGAGATTCTCGCCACGAACCCGTGTGGCGAACAGCCCCTCGAGGAGTACGAGGCCTGTAACCTCGGCCACATCAACCTCTCGACGCTGGCCGCTGAGGACGCCCCGGACTGGCGCGTTTGGTCCGAGGCCCACGCCGACGAGTACGACTCGACGGAGGCCGCCATCGACGCGTTCCTCGAGGACGCCATCGACTGGGACGAGTTCGACCAGCGCATCGAACTCGGCACCCGCTTCCTCGAAAACGTGGTCACGATGTCGGACTTCCCGGTCGAGAAGATAGAGCAGAAGGTCCGGGAGATGCGCAAGATCGGCCTCGGCATCATGGGGCTGGCGCAACTGTACATCCAGCTGGGCGTCGCCTACGGCACCGAAGAGGCGAACGAAATCGCCCGCCAGACGATGCGCCACATCAACCACGGCTCGAAGGCGACCAGCCACGAACTCGCCGAGGACCGCGGCGTCTTCGAGGAGTGGGACAACTCCAAGTACGCGAACCCGACGGAGTACCGCGAGTGGTTCGAGAAGCAGACCGGCGAGGACGCCGACGACTGGGCCGATGGCTACCCCATCCGCAACCACAACACGACGACCATCGCGCCGACCGGCACGACTTCGATGATCGGCAACACCACCGGCGGGTGTGAGCCCATCTACAACGTCGCCTACTACAAGAACGTCTCCGACGACGTCCAGGGCGACGAGATGCTCGTCGAGTTCGACGACTACTTCCTGCGGGCCCTGGAGGACAACGACATCGACGTCGAGGCCGTCAAACAGGAGGCCCAGGAACAGATGGCGAACAACGCGTTCGACGGCGTCGACGGGCTCACGACGGTCCCGGACGCCATCGGCGAGCTGTTCGTCACCACGGGCGACCTCTCGGCGAAGGAACACGCGGGTATCCAGGTGGCCTGCCAGGAGGGCGTCGACTCCGCCATCTCGAAGACGGTCAACGCCCCCAACGACTCCACCATCGAGGACGCCGCCGAAGTGTTCGAGTACATCTACGACCACGGCGGCAAGGGCGTCACCTACTACCGCGACGGCACCCGCAGCAAACAGGTGCTGACCACGCGCGCCCAGAACACGGAGTTCGCCGACATGGACGCCGACGAAATCGTCGCCCAGATAGAGGAGGTCTTCGGCGGCATCGAGGGCTTCCTCGAAGACGATGCCGTCCAGGCCGCCCTCGACGACTCCGTCGAGGAAATCCTGAGCGTCGCCGACGGCGACGCGGACGCCGAGTTCGCCAAGAAGCAGACCCGGCCGGACGTGCTCCACGGCGTCACCCAGCGCATCGACACCGGCTACGGGAAACTGTACGTCAACATCAACGAGGACCCCGAGGCCGACCGGCCGTTCGAGCTGTTCGCCAACATCGGCAACTCCGGCGGCTTCACGGCCTCGTTCACCGAGGCGCTGGCCAAGACCATCTCGACGGCGCTGCGCTCGGGCGTGGACCCCGAGGAAATCGCCGACGAACTGCAGGGCATCCGGTCGCCGAAGGTCGCCTGGGACAAGGGCGAGCAGATTCAGTCCATCCCGGACGCCATCGGCACCGCCCTGCGTCGCTACCTCGACGGCGACGTCGACAAGGCCTACCCAGACCAGACCACGCTGGAGGAGACCGCCGAGAAGGCCGAAGAGGGCGAGACCGGACCCGCCACGCAGACCCAGACCGACGGCGGCGCGGCCGCCGCGGCCGACGCGGGCGGCGACCAGCAGGACATCATCGACGCCGGTGAGAGCCCGGAGTGTCCCGACTGTGGCTCGCTGTCGCTGTACTACTCGGAGGGCTGCAAGACCTGCGAGTCCTGTGGCTGGTCCGAGTGCTGA